A single Osmerus mordax isolate fOsmMor3 chromosome 9, fOsmMor3.pri, whole genome shotgun sequence DNA region contains:
- the g2e3 gene encoding G2/M phase-specific E3 ubiquitin-protein ligase, with protein sequence MKTKTKNRDPVANSTEERCALCKLDEDSPDKYGEKITSKKDKITVHYFCLLMASGIYQRGEENEGICGFLLDDIKREVRRSSRLTCNSCKKKGASIGCYIRSCRKTVHFPCGKQQQFNFQFTGEFPSYCMEHSPKQSASCDASLPQSCSVCLGHLEPDLSFSVLKCPSCLNSWFHRDCVQRQAHSAGMFFFRCTLCNNKEQFQEEMLRMGIYIPERDASWELEENAYGELLQLYQHCDAVKCICHSGRSSSSKKGWFELLRCKLCGSRGTHRKCSSLELQCSTWVCDDCLATVDGTVCLPSPRRLDAPESGEQRRGSKRHTPSLHPALVCKRPSLSGSTPAEMLQALASQLLQQPPSSPSPSTRSIHRTSPRPIRRSIPSPSLAPVPIEVVVSRDQVLRAALELVKSSQFSPDRPLCVRFTGIQRSLSPRKPDAGDTRCFLRLLVRHIQRLTLFEGPEGVKNLALDSQALREDLYYDVGCLLSLSLVHGGPPLGFFSRALYQCLFNYPRDSPLSLDDMGDTRFARKVRQIEGSTTVEELREAMQAAAEYLEVAGCMRAVSGLADKQALLEDVVSFHLITRMQLPFQRFCEGLKTLGVFQQVQMFPEVFFKVFCGPSEKLNADTVFSLFTVVFSDDQNLSRKETVVVTFWRHFLLECEEGRCASSLEDVLVFSTAAEEVPAAGFHPAPTVAFLHPLEPAGAFPTSTPSANCLYLPVVPTYETFKKHMEYSICQLAIMQIM encoded by the exons ATGAAGACGAAGACGAAGAATCGGGATCCTGTGGCGAACAGTACTGAAGAGC GTTGTGCTCTTTGTAAACTCGACGAGGACAGTCCGGACAAGTATGGGGAAAAGATAACGAGTAAAAAAGACAAAATTACTGTGCACTACTTCTGCCTG CTGATGGCCAGTGGTATTTACCAGCGAGGGGAGGAGAACGAAGGCATCTGTGGCTTCTTGCTGGACGATATCAAGCGGGAGGTCCGCAGATCCTCTAGGCTG ACATGTAATAGTTGTAAGAAGAAGGGTGCTTCCATTGGCTGCTACATCAGAAGCTGCAGGAAGACTGTCCATTTCCCCTGTGGGAAACAGCAGCAGTTCAACTTCCAGTTCACAGGAGAATTCCC GTCCTACTGTATGGAGCACAGCCCCAAACAGTCTGCATCATGTGACGCAAGCCTGCCACAGTCCTGCTCCGTGTGTCTGGGGCACCTGGAGCCAGACctgtccttctctgtcctcAAGTGTCCCTCCTGCCTCAACAGCTGGTTCCACAGAGATTGTGTCCAG CGCCAGGCACACAGTGCAGGCATGTTCTTCTTCAGATGTACACTGTGCAACAACAAGGAACAGTTCCAGGAGGAGATGCTGCGCATGGGCATCTACATACCTGAAAG AGATGCATCTTGGGAGTTGGAGGAGAATGCCTATGGAGAGTTGTTGCAGCTATATCAGCACTGTGACGCTGTCAAATGCATCTGCCACAGCGGAAGGTCCTCTTCTTCCAAGAAAgg CTGGTTTGAGCTACTGCGCTGTAAGCTGTGTGGCTCCAGAGGAACACACCGGAAGTGCTCCTCGCTGGAACTCCAGTGCAGCACCTGGGTCTGTGACGACTGCTTGGCGACCGTGGACGGCACAG tgtgtctccccagccccaggcgcCTAGATGCCCCGGAGtctggagaacagaggaggggtTCCAAAcgacacaccccctccctccatccagctcTTGTCTGCAAAAG GCCATCGTTGTCAGGAAGCACCCCAGCAGAAATGCTTCAAGCCCTGGCCAGCCAGCTACTCCAGCAGCCCCCCTCCAGTCCCAGCCCAAGTACCAGGTCCATCCACAGGACCAGCCCCAGACCTATCAGGAGATCCATCCCCAGCCCGAGTCTGGCCCCCGTCCCCATAGAGGTGGTTGTGTCAAGGGATCAGGTCCTGAGAGCTGCCCTGGAGCTGGTGAAGAGCAGCCAGTTCAGCCCAGACAGGCCCCTCTGTGTTCGCTTCACCGGCATCCAGAGGAGTCTCTCTCCCAGGAAGCCGGACGCAGGGGACACACGATGCTTCCTGCGTCTGCTCGTCAGGCACATCCAGAGGTTGACGCTGTTCGAAGGGCCCGAGGGAGTCAAAAATCTGGCTCTTGACTCACAAG CTCTGCGTGAGGACTTGTACTACGATGTGGGCTGTCTGCTATCCCTCAGCCTGGTCCATGGAGGTCCTCCTCTtggcttcttctccagggcgctGTACCAGTGTCTGTTCAACTACCCCCGAGACTCACCCCTCAGCCTGGACGACATGGGAGACACGCGCTTCGCACGCAAAGTCCGACAG ATCGAGGGGTCCACTACGGTTGAGGAGCTGAGGGAGGCCATGCAGGCAGCAGCAGAGTACCTGGAGGTGGCAGGCTGCATGAGAGCGGTCAGCGGCCTGGCAGATAAGCAGGCCCTACTGGAGGATGTCGTGAGCTTCCACCTTATCACCAGGATGCAGCTGCCCTTCCAGAG GTTTTGTGAGGGCCTGAAGACACTGGGTGTGTTTCAGCAGGTCCAGATGTTTCCGGAAGTTTTCTTCAAGGTGTTCTGTGGTCCGTCTGAGAAGCTAAATGCAGACACAGTCTTCAGCCTCTTCACTGTCGTCTTCTCTGACGACCAAAACCTGTCAAGGAAGGAGACCGTGGTGGTGACCTTCTGGAGACACTTCCTCCTggagtgtgaag agggCCGCTGTGCTTCTTCTTTGGAGGACGTGCTGGTGTTCTCCACCGCTGCAGAGGAGGTACCCGCTGCAGGGTTCCACCCCGCCCCCACCGTggccttcctccaccccctggAACCAGCAGGGGCCTTCCCCACCAGCACGCCCAGTGCCAACTGCCTCTATCTGCCCGTGGTGCCTACATACGAAACCTTCAAGAAGCACATGGAGTATTCCATCTGCCAGCTCGCCATCATGCAGATAATGTGA